Proteins found in one Sorghum bicolor cultivar BTx623 chromosome 1, Sorghum_bicolor_NCBIv3, whole genome shotgun sequence genomic segment:
- the LOC8083907 gene encoding fasciclin-like arabinogalactan protein 16, with translation MGSAPVHGALVLFLLLLVGAAAEETAPQEPTLPAASSGSGSGAAGSAAAVGVNSNSVLVALLDSHYTELAELVEKALLLQTLEDAVGKHNVTIFAPRNEALERDLDPEFKRFLLEPRNLKSLQALLLYHVLPSRLPSDAWPAASHPTLSGEEVELAAAGTGTGMRVGHAAVTRPDAVLRPDGVIHGIERLLVPRSVQEDFNRRRSLAAISAVLPTGAPEVDPRTHRLKKPAPPVLPGAPPVLPIWDAMAPGPSIAPAPAPGPGSGKHHFDGHSQVKDFIQTLLLYGGYNELADILVNLTSLATEMGRLVSEGYVLTVLAPNDEAMARLTTDQLSEPGSPENILYYHMIPEYQTEESMYNAVRRFGKVRYDTLRLPHKVVAREADGSVKFGQGEGSAYLFDPDIYTDGRISVQGIDAVLFAPDDTKATQTADPNRKPPAIVTHKKKIKLRRGKLLEATCQMAGLFGQRSRFASCQ, from the exons ATGGGCAGCGCGCCGGTGCACGGCGCCCTTGTCTTATTCCTCCTGCTCCTGGTAGGGGCGGCGGCCGAGGAGACGGCGCCGCAAGAACCCACATTGCCCGCCGccagctccggctccggctccggcgctgccggctcggcggcggcggtcggGGTCAACTCCAACTCCGTGCTGGTGGCGCTGCTGGACTCGCACTACACGGAGCTGGCGGAGCTGGTGGAGAAGGCGCTGCTCCTGCAGACGCTGGAGGACGCCGTCGGGAAGCACAACGTCACCATCTTCGCGCCGCGGAACGAGGCGCTGGAGCGGGACCTGGACCCGGAGTTCAAGCGCTTCCTGCTGGAGCCGCGCAACCTCAAGTCGCTCCAGGCGCTGCTGCTCTACCACGTCCTGCCCTCGCGCCTCCCCTCCGACGCCTGGCCCGCGGCCTCCCACCCCACGCTCTCCGGCGAGGAGGTcgagctcgccgccgccggtaCTGGCACCGGCATGCGTGTCGGCCACGCCGCCGTCACGCGCCCGGACGCTGTGCTTAGGCCTGACGGGGTCATCCACGGCATCGAGCGCCTCCTCGTCCCGCGCTCCGTGCAGGAGGACTTCAACCGCCGCCGCAGCCTCGCCGCAATCTCGGCCGTGCTGCCCACGGGCGCGCCTGAGGTCGACCCCAGGACGCACCGCCTCAAGAAGCCCGCGCCGCCGGTTCTCCCCGGCGCGCCCCCCGTGCTCCCGATCTGGGACGCCATGGCGCCTGGCCCCTCCATCGCCCCCGCGCCCGCGCCTGGCCCCGGCTCCGGGAAGCACCACTTCGACGGGCACAGCCAGGTCAAGGACTTCATCCAGACGCTGCTCCTCTACGGCGGCTACAACGAGCTCGCCGACATCCTCGTCAACCTCACCTCCCTCGCCACCGAGATGGGCCGCCTCGTCTCCGAGGGCTACGTCCTCACCGTGCTCGCCCCCAACGACGAGGCCATGGCGCGCCTCACCACGGACCAGCTCAGCGAGCCGGGGTCGCCGGAGAACATCCTCTACTACCACATGATCCCGGAGTACCAGACCGAGGAGTCCATGTACAACGCCGTGCGCCGCTTCGGCAAGGTGCGCTACGACACGCTGCGCCTGCCGCACAAGGTGGTGGCGCGGGAGGCCGACGGCTCCGTCAAGTTCGGCCAGGGCGAGGGCTCCGCCTACCTCTTCGACCCGGACATCTACACCGACGGCAGGATCTCCGTGCAGGGCATTGACGCCGTGCTGTTCGCGCCGGACGACACCAAGGCCACACAGACCGCCGATCCGAACAGGAAGCCTCCCGCCATCGTCACccacaagaagaagatcaaGCTCCGGCGAG GTAAATTGTTAGAAGCAACGTGCCAAATGGCCGGGCTCTTTGGTCAGCGATCGCGATTTGCAAGCTGCCAGTAG